One part of the Streptomyces sp. NBC_00286 genome encodes these proteins:
- a CDS encoding serine hydrolase domain-containing protein: MTASRTLRIALVGAAALTAASLTASAAVAAPAMAEPTVTAPSPATRTHSATQEAMDAAVKDGVPGVAGQVKDKYGVWKATSGVGNLKTKQPRSAHDRYRVGSITKTFVSTVLLQLEAEGRLSLDDKVDKWLPGVVRGNGHDGSKVTLRQLLNHTSGIFNYTADDEFVRKAFLKDGFFKHRYDTATLGQLVEIAMSHKPDFAPGASWNYSNTNYTLAAMVIESATGNSYGDEIHDRITEPLGLHATFVPGTYPKVPGPSSRAYGKLAETTTGPTYDVTELNATLAGGSGDMISDSGDLNRFYSALLRGKLLPKAQLAEMKKTVKVDGSPNLEYGLGLSATKLSCGITVWGHGGGIHGSLSEAVTTADGRHSLSFNFNGDWAGDSGAVIEAEFCGE; the protein is encoded by the coding sequence ATGACCGCATCACGCACGCTCCGTATCGCACTGGTGGGCGCTGCCGCACTCACCGCGGCGTCGCTCACCGCATCCGCCGCGGTGGCTGCCCCCGCGATGGCCGAACCCACAGTGACCGCTCCATCCCCGGCCACCAGAACGCACAGTGCGACCCAGGAAGCGATGGACGCCGCCGTGAAGGACGGCGTCCCCGGTGTCGCCGGGCAGGTCAAGGACAAGTACGGGGTCTGGAAGGCCACTTCGGGCGTAGGCAACCTCAAGACCAAGCAGCCGCGCTCCGCCCACGACCGCTACCGCGTCGGCAGCATCACCAAGACCTTCGTGTCGACGGTGCTGCTCCAACTGGAAGCGGAGGGCAGGCTCTCGCTCGACGACAAGGTCGACAAGTGGCTCCCCGGCGTGGTCCGCGGCAACGGCCACGACGGCAGCAAGGTGACCCTCCGCCAGCTCCTCAACCACACGAGCGGCATCTTCAACTACACGGCGGATGACGAGTTCGTACGGAAGGCCTTCCTCAAGGACGGCTTCTTCAAGCACCGTTACGACACGGCGACCCTCGGGCAGCTCGTCGAGATCGCGATGTCCCACAAGCCGGACTTCGCGCCCGGCGCGTCCTGGAACTACTCGAACACCAATTACACCCTGGCCGCGATGGTCATCGAGAGCGCCACGGGCAACTCGTACGGGGACGAGATCCACGACCGCATCACCGAACCCCTCGGCCTGCACGCCACGTTCGTCCCCGGTACGTATCCGAAGGTGCCGGGACCCAGCAGCAGGGCGTACGGCAAGCTCGCCGAGACCACGACCGGCCCGACGTACGACGTCACGGAACTGAACGCCACGCTCGCCGGCGGCTCGGGCGACATGATCTCCGACTCCGGCGACCTGAACCGCTTCTACTCCGCCCTCCTGCGCGGCAAGTTGCTCCCCAAGGCCCAACTCGCCGAGATGAAGAAGACGGTGAAGGTCGACGGTTCCCCCAACCTCGAGTACGGCCTCGGCCTGTCGGCAACCAAGCTGAGCTGCGGAATCACCGTCTGGGGCCACGGCGGCGGCATCCACGGCTCCCTCTCGGAAGCCGTCACGACAGCAGACGGCCGCCACTCACTCTCGTTCAACTTCAACGGGGACTGGGCGGGGGACAGCGGGGCGGTGATCGAGGCGGAGTTCTGCGGCGAGTAG
- a CDS encoding questin oxidase family protein, translated as MDPTGILDEALQRLHSSGPERLGRLTNHAPMAVEALAAHGQADSVHRWLDLYARKLEEFPSGIEPVTNANWRLALGEARRAADWIDYFGREIAGRPWREVLTEWWPRLLPGMYGGSTHPVIRVGHAVRTLLVGEDTEPRLAELAHGLGYWAARYHSVTDVAPLPGADSAAVALDAVTPIAERDGGFAARLGRVTGLPVWAPAITDANEARRRLSELVRAATHRYATHGHGEETMLVHAATAPNAVLRTLPALPHALWVPSLRAAWTASAAVTAMYAPHAPVAYTPPGTSTPEEVFERALAHGDEHVIKLTDTALDIGDEQALAAALRSIELSEPLN; from the coding sequence ATGGATCCAACGGGCATTCTCGACGAGGCGCTCCAGCGACTGCACAGTTCAGGGCCGGAGCGGCTTGGGCGGCTCACCAACCACGCGCCGATGGCCGTTGAGGCCCTGGCCGCGCATGGTCAGGCCGACTCGGTGCACCGGTGGCTCGACCTCTATGCACGCAAGCTTGAAGAGTTCCCGTCCGGCATCGAGCCCGTCACGAACGCCAACTGGCGCTTAGCTCTTGGCGAGGCCCGCCGCGCCGCCGACTGGATTGACTACTTCGGCCGTGAGATCGCCGGGCGTCCCTGGCGTGAGGTGCTGACCGAGTGGTGGCCCCGTCTCCTGCCCGGCATGTACGGCGGCTCGACGCATCCGGTGATCAGGGTGGGTCACGCTGTGCGCACTCTTCTGGTCGGCGAGGACACCGAGCCGCGTCTGGCCGAGCTCGCCCACGGCCTCGGCTATTGGGCCGCCCGCTACCACTCCGTCACAGATGTCGCTCCGTTGCCCGGCGCCGACAGCGCAGCCGTGGCCCTCGATGCGGTGACGCCCATCGCCGAACGGGACGGCGGCTTCGCCGCCCGGCTCGGCCGCGTCACGGGCCTGCCGGTGTGGGCGCCCGCGATCACGGACGCGAATGAGGCGCGCCGCCGCCTCAGCGAACTGGTGCGGGCGGCCACCCACCGGTACGCCACCCACGGCCACGGCGAGGAGACAATGCTGGTCCACGCGGCCACGGCCCCCAACGCCGTCCTGCGCACCCTCCCCGCGCTCCCGCATGCCCTGTGGGTACCGAGCCTGCGGGCTGCCTGGACGGCATCCGCGGCGGTGACCGCGATGTACGCACCCCACGCCCCGGTCGCGTACACCCCACCGGGCACCTCCACCCCAGAAGAAGTCTTCGAACGGGCCCTGGCGCACGGCGACGAACACGTCATCAAGCTGACCGACACGGCCCTCGACATCGGCGACGAACAGGCACTGGCGGCGGCTTTGCGCTCCATCGAGCTGAGCGAACCGCTGAACTAG
- a CDS encoding helix-turn-helix domain-containing protein yields the protein MNHSQWKTRRTRKLLGESVEESPAYVEAGYAFALGQAVHDRRTELGLSQTELARRAGMTQPQISNIEGGDSVPTLPLLTRLAKALDAALTIDLDGDTSAFIFTAHDGGGDGEPQSGGHSSVA from the coding sequence GTGAACCACTCCCAGTGGAAGACCCGGCGGACCAGGAAGCTGCTGGGGGAGTCCGTCGAGGAATCTCCGGCCTACGTGGAGGCCGGGTACGCGTTCGCCTTGGGGCAGGCGGTCCATGACCGGCGCACCGAGCTAGGTCTGTCGCAGACCGAGCTGGCGCGCCGGGCGGGCATGACCCAGCCGCAGATCTCCAACATCGAGGGCGGCGACTCCGTCCCCACCCTGCCTCTGCTCACTCGCCTGGCCAAGGCGCTGGACGCTGCGCTGACCATCGATCTGGACGGCGACACGTCGGCGTTTATTTTCACCGCCCACGACGGGGGCGGAGACGGTGAACCGCAGTCGGGTGGTCACTCGTCAGTTGCCTGA
- a CDS encoding DUF397 domain-containing protein, with protein MNVRFTAPQLAPESAWRKSSYSDGMGNNCVEVAHLTPGKGTGVRDSKNPTGPALLVPPTAWTTFVTHIRETASGN; from the coding sequence ATGAACGTTCGCTTCACCGCCCCCCAGCTCGCCCCCGAAAGCGCCTGGCGCAAGTCGTCGTACAGCGACGGTATGGGCAACAACTGCGTTGAGGTCGCCCACCTAACCCCGGGCAAGGGGACCGGCGTCCGCGACTCCAAGAACCCCACCGGCCCCGCTCTCCTCGTCCCCCCCACGGCCTGGACAACCTTCGTCACTCACATCCGCGAGACAGCCTCAGGCAACTGA
- a CDS encoding helix-turn-helix domain-containing protein — MAAKRGRTGQRLELGLQLRQLRENCGLGDRGGGFTRKQAVQGLRISEASLQRIESGSLNFRNVSDLRKLLDKYGVTDEAVIESLINLNRESSNQDWLTQHRGLMPSGMPGFVGLEPEARSMKAYHPTLVYGLLQTERYARAIHEVQKPIEETTTEMIRNSVELRMKRQEILTREEPVRLHAVLGEAALRYPVGGAEVMREQYAKLAELSTWDHVTLQVLPFRWGYRTTNDFAILDFGDQLPSRIQLDSSWGTVSTSDKPREVDRFTRRFESMVASALPPEDTPEFVNRLEREL, encoded by the coding sequence ATGGCCGCCAAGCGTGGACGGACTGGACAGCGACTGGAACTGGGCCTTCAGCTACGCCAGTTGCGAGAGAACTGCGGTCTCGGCGACCGGGGCGGGGGCTTCACGCGCAAGCAGGCGGTTCAGGGACTGCGCATCTCCGAGGCCTCGCTCCAACGGATCGAATCCGGGTCGCTGAACTTCCGCAACGTGAGCGACCTGAGGAAGCTGCTCGACAAGTACGGCGTCACCGATGAAGCCGTCATCGAGTCACTCATCAACCTCAACCGGGAGTCCTCCAATCAGGACTGGCTGACACAGCACCGCGGTCTGATGCCCTCCGGAATGCCGGGATTTGTTGGGCTTGAGCCCGAGGCCCGCAGCATGAAGGCGTACCACCCCACGCTTGTGTACGGCCTGCTCCAGACTGAGCGGTACGCGCGCGCCATCCATGAGGTGCAGAAGCCGATCGAGGAGACCACGACGGAGATGATCCGGAACAGCGTGGAGCTTCGGATGAAACGCCAGGAGATCCTCACCCGGGAGGAACCGGTCAGGCTGCACGCTGTCCTTGGGGAGGCCGCACTGCGGTACCCCGTCGGAGGCGCAGAGGTGATGCGCGAGCAGTACGCAAAGCTCGCGGAGCTGTCGACCTGGGACCATGTCACGCTCCAGGTGCTGCCGTTCCGCTGGGGATACCGAACCACCAATGACTTCGCGATCCTCGACTTCGGCGACCAACTGCCGTCCCGTATCCAGCTGGACAGCTCCTGGGGCACAGTCTCCACCTCGGACAAGCCTCGCGAGGTCGACCGGTTCACCCGGCGGTTCGAATCCATGGTCGCCTCTGCGTTGCCTCCCGAGGACACTCCCGAATTCGTGAACCGCCTAGAACGAGAGCTGTAG
- a CDS encoding ATP-binding protein — translation MPNPETPALLTHDWSMGYPMTLRSVRLARLHVRRRLTMWNWTGDIDDAVLVASELVANAVQHARVVGHELWLRLAELEDGGLIVEVSDPVRAAPKPGVAPDGEGGRGLLVVAQLADDLVWFLRPEVGKTVRARLAVPKLRTSGT, via the coding sequence ATGCCCAACCCCGAGACCCCCGCCCTCCTCACCCACGACTGGTCGATGGGCTACCCCATGACCCTCCGCAGCGTTCGGCTCGCCCGGCTCCACGTCCGCCGCCGACTGACGATGTGGAACTGGACCGGCGACATCGACGACGCCGTACTGGTCGCCTCGGAACTCGTCGCCAACGCCGTGCAGCATGCGCGGGTCGTGGGTCATGAACTGTGGCTGCGGCTGGCCGAGTTGGAGGACGGCGGACTGATCGTCGAGGTCTCGGATCCGGTGCGGGCGGCGCCCAAGCCGGGTGTCGCGCCCGACGGCGAAGGTGGCCGGGGCCTCCTCGTCGTCGCCCAACTCGCTGACGACCTCGTGTGGTTCCTGCGGCCGGAGGTCGGAAAGACAGTCCGAGCCCGGCTGGCTGTACCCAAGCTGCGTACGTCAGGCACATGA
- a CDS encoding VOC family protein translates to MLTGIVIDALDVTRLDRFWLDATRGLTGGLQLRFVPTAKPKAELKNRLHLDLAGGPDREAEVARLLTLGATRVDIGQGDVPWDVLADPEGNEFCVLRPGHPGVLADSGLAAICLDVAEEDRYAQWAFWQSQADWQVVESHNWGVRLRRRPTSTVSLVMGPPAAPKAARNRLRLEVTQRDWESGEFLDPGGNEFHVTG, encoded by the coding sequence ATGCTGACCGGGATTGTGATCGACGCGCTGGATGTCACGCGCCTGGACCGCTTCTGGCTGGACGCGACGCGGGGCCTAACGGGCGGCCTGCAATTGCGGTTCGTGCCGACCGCGAAGCCGAAGGCGGAGCTCAAGAACCGGCTCCACCTCGACCTGGCCGGGGGGCCGGACAGGGAGGCCGAGGTGGCGCGCCTGCTCACACTCGGTGCGACGCGGGTCGACATCGGCCAGGGAGATGTCCCGTGGGACGTGCTGGCCGATCCGGAGGGCAACGAGTTCTGCGTGCTGCGTCCCGGACACCCCGGCGTACTCGCCGACTCCGGCCTCGCCGCCATTTGCCTTGACGTCGCCGAGGAGGACCGCTACGCGCAGTGGGCCTTCTGGCAGTCCCAGGCCGACTGGCAGGTGGTCGAGTCCCACAACTGGGGTGTCCGGCTGCGCCGGAGGCCCACCAGCACGGTCTCGTTGGTGATGGGGCCACCTGCGGCGCCGAAGGCGGCGCGGAACAGGCTGCGGCTGGAAGTCACCCAACGTGACTGGGAATCCGGCGAATTCCTCGACCCCGGCGGAAACGAGTTCCACGTCACGGGCTGA
- a CDS encoding MOSC domain-containing protein, with protein sequence MKLLSVNVGRPRPNPWKGLSATGIDKRPVDGPVAVIAPGPKGTGAVGLDGDRVYDVKHHGGSDQAVYAYAREDLDGWETKLGRPLANGVFGENLTTIGLDVNGALIGERWRIGPDVVLEVSCARIPCATFQGWLERDGWIKRFTQAALPGAYLRVIEPGDIRAADPVEIVHRPDHDVTVALVFRAMTREPELLPRLLVADALPEESKDLVRRRTTA encoded by the coding sequence ATGAAGCTGCTCTCCGTCAATGTCGGCAGGCCCCGCCCCAACCCATGGAAGGGCCTCAGCGCGACAGGCATCGACAAGCGGCCCGTCGACGGCCCGGTCGCCGTCATCGCCCCCGGTCCCAAGGGCACCGGCGCAGTCGGTCTCGATGGCGACCGGGTCTACGACGTGAAGCACCACGGCGGCTCCGACCAGGCCGTCTACGCGTATGCCCGCGAGGATCTCGACGGATGGGAGACCAAGTTGGGCAGGCCGCTTGCCAACGGTGTCTTCGGGGAGAACCTCACGACCATCGGCCTCGACGTCAACGGCGCCCTGATCGGCGAGCGCTGGCGCATCGGGCCGGACGTCGTCCTGGAGGTGTCGTGCGCGCGGATCCCGTGCGCGACGTTCCAGGGCTGGCTGGAGCGTGACGGTTGGATCAAGCGGTTCACGCAGGCCGCGCTGCCGGGCGCGTATCTGCGCGTGATCGAGCCGGGGGACATCCGCGCTGCCGATCCGGTCGAGATCGTGCACCGCCCTGACCACGACGTGACCGTCGCGCTCGTCTTCCGTGCGATGACACGTGAACCGGAGCTGCTGCCCCGGCTGCTGGTCGCCGACGCGTTGCCGGAGGAGAGCAAGGATCTGGTCCGCAGGCGTACGACCGCATAG
- a CDS encoding pyridoxamine 5'-phosphate oxidase family protein, giving the protein MAVRDRLALEKNVWLCTVRPDGSPHVTPVWFVFLRGSWWIGTDVGSVKVRNIEKFSRVSLALEDGRLPVVAEGEAVLHRGSFAAEITDAFRVKYGGWDVSAPYTPGVDRVLLEVPVRRWLLAGTAQ; this is encoded by the coding sequence GTGGCTGTTCGCGACCGACTGGCACTGGAGAAGAACGTCTGGCTGTGCACCGTGCGGCCGGACGGGTCTCCCCATGTGACGCCGGTCTGGTTCGTCTTCCTGCGGGGCAGTTGGTGGATCGGCACGGACGTGGGTTCGGTCAAGGTCCGCAATATCGAGAAGTTCTCGCGGGTCTCCCTGGCGTTGGAGGACGGCCGGCTTCCCGTCGTCGCCGAGGGAGAGGCGGTGCTGCACCGAGGATCGTTCGCCGCGGAGATCACGGATGCCTTCAGGGTGAAGTACGGAGGTTGGGATGTCTCCGCCCCGTACACACCGGGCGTGGACCGCGTACTGCTCGAAGTTCCCGTACGGCGCTGGCTGTTGGCGGGTACGGCTCAATGA
- a CDS encoding MOSC domain-containing protein, whose amino-acid sequence MTSGIVTAVSSNGEYSFTKPNRDSITLLAGFGVEGDVHAGVTVKHRSRVAQDPTQPNLRQVHLIHEELFAEVGAEGFNVVPGDLGENITTRGIDLLGLPVGTLLRIGDGAVLEVTGLRNPCLQIDNFQDGLLKQVVGRDEAGNIVRKSGIMSIVKEGGVVRPGDTIAAELPSGPHRPLERV is encoded by the coding sequence ATGACGAGCGGGATAGTTACGGCGGTCAGCAGCAACGGCGAGTACTCGTTCACCAAGCCGAACCGGGACAGCATCACGTTGCTGGCCGGGTTCGGCGTGGAGGGTGACGTGCATGCCGGCGTGACGGTCAAGCATCGTTCGCGGGTCGCGCAGGATCCGACTCAGCCGAATCTGCGCCAGGTTCATCTCATCCATGAAGAGCTCTTCGCCGAGGTCGGTGCGGAGGGATTCAACGTGGTGCCCGGTGACCTCGGTGAGAACATCACCACCCGCGGCATCGATCTGCTCGGCCTGCCGGTCGGCACGCTGCTGCGTATCGGCGATGGTGCGGTGCTGGAGGTGACCGGCCTGCGCAATCCCTGCCTGCAGATCGACAACTTCCAGGACGGGCTGCTGAAGCAGGTCGTCGGCCGTGATGAGGCCGGGAACATCGTGCGCAAGTCCGGAATCATGAGCATCGTGAAGGAGGGCGGCGTGGTGCGGCCCGGCGACACGATCGCGGCGGAGCTTCCCAGTGGCCCGCACCGGCCCCTGGAGCGAGTCTGA